One Rosa chinensis cultivar Old Blush chromosome 5, RchiOBHm-V2, whole genome shotgun sequence genomic region harbors:
- the LOC112202363 gene encoding uncharacterized protein LOC112202363 isoform X2: protein MAGPDASCVNEICQGDEFVSKGVRNLAIFFETLGASSPDTRKQFSFRARAPSSITSNRKGCGGSAGSGTYTYTPVDFRSKFRGPVAGEDASMDKAVPCNECSKEHPPYSYCPYRPYRPCRICYNVHHPSHCPYFDHIPQGATFDRGYEIICGCGNEFNEDKWVCTSCGGSRAVLQPKYCSICNSVKQHGTYECPKDKVLAAKYKLARDQIRSVVPNLIPYDTVYIPKSSSGKIYVPTPCGWVCGHMKEGS from the exons ATGGCTGGACCCGACGCAAGCTGTGTGAATGAGATCTGCCAGGGAGATGAATTTGTTTCAAAAGGCGTAAGAAACCTGGCCATCTTCTTTGAGACTCTCGGCGCCTCTTCTCCGG ATACAAGGAAACAGTTCAGTTTCAGGGCCCGGGCACCTAGTTCTATAACCAGCAATCGGAAAGGCTGCGGAGGATCTGCTGGTTCAG GCACCTATACCTATACTCCTGTCGACTTCAGGTCCAAGTTCAGAGGACCAGTGGCTGGCGAAGATGCTTCAATGGACAAAGCAGTGCCTTGCAACGAGTGTTCTAAGGAGCACCCCCCTTATTCTTATTGCCCTTACAGACCTTACAGGCCTTGTCGAATTTGTTATAACGTTCACCACCCTAGTCATTGCCCTTACTTTGACCATATCCCACAGGGTGCAACTTTTGACCGTGGCTATGAAATAATTTGTGGATGTGGTAATGAATTTAATGAGGATAAGTGGGTTTGTACCTCATGTGGTGGGAGCAGAGCAGTGCTTCAGCCCAAGTATTGTTCCATTTGTAATAGCGTGAAACAGCATGGCACATATGAATGCCCGAAGGACAAGGTTCTTGCTGCTAAGTATAAATTGGCCAGAGACCAGATACGTTCAGTTGTGCCGAATTTGATTCCTTATGACACTGTCTATattccaaaatcatcatcaggAAAGATCTATGTTCCAACTCCTTGTGGGTGGGTTTGTGGACACATGAAAGAAGGCTCGTAG
- the LOC112202363 gene encoding uncharacterized protein LOC112202363 isoform X1 has translation MAGPDASCVNEICQGDEFVSKGVRNLAIFFETLGASSPDTRKQFSFRARAPSSITSNRKGCGGSAGSGFALCTYTYTPVDFRSKFRGPVAGEDASMDKAVPCNECSKEHPPYSYCPYRPYRPCRICYNVHHPSHCPYFDHIPQGATFDRGYEIICGCGNEFNEDKWVCTSCGGSRAVLQPKYCSICNSVKQHGTYECPKDKVLAAKYKLARDQIRSVVPNLIPYDTVYIPKSSSGKIYVPTPCGWVCGHMKEGS, from the exons ATGGCTGGACCCGACGCAAGCTGTGTGAATGAGATCTGCCAGGGAGATGAATTTGTTTCAAAAGGCGTAAGAAACCTGGCCATCTTCTTTGAGACTCTCGGCGCCTCTTCTCCGG ATACAAGGAAACAGTTCAGTTTCAGGGCCCGGGCACCTAGTTCTATAACCAGCAATCGGAAAGGCTGCGGAGGATCTGCTGGTTCAGGTTTTGCCTTAT GCACCTATACCTATACTCCTGTCGACTTCAGGTCCAAGTTCAGAGGACCAGTGGCTGGCGAAGATGCTTCAATGGACAAAGCAGTGCCTTGCAACGAGTGTTCTAAGGAGCACCCCCCTTATTCTTATTGCCCTTACAGACCTTACAGGCCTTGTCGAATTTGTTATAACGTTCACCACCCTAGTCATTGCCCTTACTTTGACCATATCCCACAGGGTGCAACTTTTGACCGTGGCTATGAAATAATTTGTGGATGTGGTAATGAATTTAATGAGGATAAGTGGGTTTGTACCTCATGTGGTGGGAGCAGAGCAGTGCTTCAGCCCAAGTATTGTTCCATTTGTAATAGCGTGAAACAGCATGGCACATATGAATGCCCGAAGGACAAGGTTCTTGCTGCTAAGTATAAATTGGCCAGAGACCAGATACGTTCAGTTGTGCCGAATTTGATTCCTTATGACACTGTCTATattccaaaatcatcatcaggAAAGATCTATGTTCCAACTCCTTGTGGGTGGGTTTGTGGACACATGAAAGAAGGCTCGTAG